In Lysobacter sp. FW306-1B-D06B, the sequence CGCGCAGCGCATCGACGGCGTGCTGTAACGCAACACGGCCCGGGTCCAGCCCGGGCCGCAGGCCGGGCCGCGGCGATACGCCCGGGCCCGGCCTGCGACAAGAAGGGCAGGGCGCACCTTCGAAGTTGATACCGGCCGCCGGTCGCGTGCACCATGCCTGCGCATCCGTCGGAGCGGGGGCTGTGCATGGCAATCACGCCGGAAGACGAAGCGCACGGCGACGAGGAGCGACACGGGCCCCATCGCCCGCTGCGCAGCCTCGTGCGGCAATCCTTCAGCGGCCTGTGGACGCTGCTGCGCAAGGCCGTCTGGTTCATCGCGTTTGTGCTGCTCGTGCTGGTGTGCGTGCGCGCGTATCTGTCGACGCAGGGACCGCCGTTGCGTCCATGGCAGACGATCGTGCCGGAGGAACCCAGCGCCGACACCGTCGCCCACGGCGACTGGCGAGCCTACGTCCGTGCGGAAGACGCGATGTACGCGAAATTGCACGGCAAGCTCGAAAAGAAGATGGAGCCGGGCGACCGCACGCCGCTCAACCGCTACTACGACGCGAGCATCGTGTCGCCATTGCGCTTCGAGCGCGACTGGAACCGCTCGTTCGTACTGGAACCCCGTGGGGCGCCACGCGGCGTCGCCGTGCTGCTGCACGGCCTCACGGACTCGCCGTACAGCATGCTCAGCCTGGCCGAGCTGTACCGCGAGCACGGCTTCGTCGCCCTCGTGCCGCGCATGCCGGGGCACGGCACCGTGCCCGCCGGGTTGACGCGCCAGGGCCGCAAGGAGTGGTACGCGGCCGTAGACATGGCGATGGGCGAAGCGCAGCGGCGCACGGCGGGGAAGCTGCCGGTCCATCTGGTCGGGTACTCCAACGGAGGTGCACTGGCGCTCACGCACGTGCTGAGGCGGCTGGAACGCGGAGAATCGGCAGGCGTGCAGCGCATCGTGCTGCTCTCGCCGATGATCGAGGTGAACCGCTTCGCGCGCTATGCCGGGCTGGCGGGGCTGCCGGCGCTGTTCGGTCGCTGGGCCAAGTCGGCGTGGTTGGACCTGATGCCCGAGTTCAACGCATTCAAGTACAACTCGTTCCCGGTGCGTGCGGCGCGTGAATCCTACCTGGTCACTTCCGATCTCCAGGCGACGCTCACGCAGGTTGCCGCGAAGCAGCGGATGAACCAGCTTCCGCCGATCCTCGCTTTCCAGTCCGTCGTGGACGACACCGTATCGGCGCGCGCCGTGATGACGCGGCTGTTCGAAGCGCTGCCGTCCAATGGCAGCGAGCTGGTGCTGTTCGACGTGAATCGCAGCCGCGTCATCGCGCCGATCCTGCGCAGCGCCGCCAGCGACTGGTCACGCGATGTACTGCAGTCGCCGCGCCGGTACGCGGTGACCATCGTCGGCGCCACCTCCGACAGCGATGCGAACGTTCTGGCGCGCTCGCGTCCGGCCAACGCGGAGGCGATCGTCGCCGAACCCATCGGCATGCGCTATCCCGCCGACGTGTACTCGCTCTCACACGTCGCATTGCCATTCCCGCAGGACGATCCCCTCTACGGAAACATATCGTCGGGGCGCGGTGGCCTGCAGCTGGGCGCCATAGCGGTACGCGGCGAACGCAATGCGTTGATGGTCTCGCAGGACAGCCTGGTCAGGCTTGGCTTCAACCCGTTCCATTCGTACATGCTCGCGCGCATTGCCGCGAAGCTGCCGAAGGGCTGAAGCGGGCTGGGAGCGTGCGCGCGTGCGATGCATGCGGCGTCATCACGACTTCGCGGCATCGCTGCATCACGCGATGCAATGCGGTCGAATCCGCCTTGCGCGAGGCGCGCAACACACCGACGAATGGCGGTTGCGGCGAGGGATCGCGCGGCGTAGAACGTATGAGTGACAGAGGTGCGCAGTCGCTCCGACCCACCGCAACGATTGCGATGGGCGAGAGCGGCGGGCCTTACTCCGTGCGGTCCACCGCGTCGAGGAGGCTGTTGCGCAGCGTGACGATCTCCTTCTGCAATCTGGCGAAATCCTTGGTGCTCAGGCCGCAGGCATCGCCCAGATCGATCACGGCGCGCTCGCGCAGGCGGCGACCGTTCCGGGTCACGCGCACACGGACCTGACGCTCGTCCGCCGGATCGCGCGCACGCTCCACATAGCCCATGCCTTCGAGCTTCTTGAGGATGGGCGTAAGCGTGTTGGATTCCAGGAAGAGCTTCTCGCCGAGGCGGCTGACGGTCAGGTCATCCTCTTCCCACAGCGCGACGAGGGTGACGTACTGGGTGTAGGTCAGGCCCAGTTCGTCGAGGACCGGCCGGTACACCTTGCCGAAGGCGAGGTTGGCCGAATAGACCGCAAAGCACAGGAAGTCCGACAGTTTGCGGTCGGGCGCATCGGCTTTCGATTTCATGGAGGGCTCCGGAGCGGCTGACGGGATGATTATATCGCTTGCGATGGAATCGGGAGCGATGTGAATCCGGTCAATAGTGCCCGGTTCAGCCTGCGATGCCCGCTCAAGCCCAGTCAGGGAGCATATCGTAATAAATCGCGTGCGATCTAAGCGCAAGCGATGAATGAAACTTGAACCACCCCTGCCGCGACCCTTGGCAATCGCCAGGGGCGCGTCTAGAGTGCGCGCCATCGCAAACGATTCAATCGCATGCGATGTAAAACAACCTCCCCCGCCAGACACGGTACACGCTCATGAACGCCATCGACAAAATCCTCTTCACCGGCAAGACGCACACCACCGTCAACCCGCCGCCGTCCGCTGCCGACCATGGCAGCGTGAACCTGGAACTCACCGCTGTCGACGGCCAGGCGCTGGCCTTCACCGACGTCGCGCCGCACCCGACGGCCGAGCAGTTGTTCGCCGGCGCGTGGTCGGCCTGCTACATCACGGCGGTAGGGCTGGTGGCCGCGCAGAAGCGCGTGAGCTTGCCGGCCGACCTCTCGGTGGACATCGAGGTCGTCCTCGGCCAGTCCGGCGCGGCCTGGCAGCTGGCCGCCCGTTTCGATGTGCGCATGCCGGGCGTGGCCCAGGACGTAGCCGAGAAGATCGCCCACGCGGCGCATCAGATCTGCCCGTACTCCAAGGCGGTCCACGGCAATATTGATGTCGCCGTGAACGTCACCACTTCGTAACTGCACCCGTGGCCGGCTGGCCATGCGCCAGCCGGCCACCTTCCAGGAAGAGACCAGAGGAAACCCCATGACCGCCCACACCCAAACCGCATTGCTCGCCGGTGGCTGCTTCTGGGGCATGCAGGATCTGCTGCGCCGCATCCCGGGCATCGTCGCCACGCGCGTGGGCTACAGCGGCGGTGATGTCCCCAATGCCACCTACCGCAACCACGGCACCCACGCCGAGGCGATCGAGATCACCTTCGATCCGGCCACGATCAGCTACCGCAGGATCCTGGAGTTCTTCTTCCAGATCCACGATCCGACCACGCGAAACCGGCAGGGCAACGACATCGGGACCAGCTACCGCTCGGCGATCTTCTACCAGGACGACGAGCAGAAGCGCATCGCGCTGGACACCATCGCCGACGTGGACGCATCCGGCCTGTGGCCGGGCAAGGTCGTCACGGAAGTCGCCCCCGCGGGCCCCTTCTGGGAAGCCGAGCCGGAGCATCAGGACTACCTGGAGCGGTATCCGGAAGGCTATACCTGCCATTTCATCCGCCCGGACTGGACGCTGCCGCAGCGCGGCTGACCACCACCCGCACACGCGTGCCGCATCGCGCGGCACGCCCCTCCAAATCGCATGCGCGCCGGCCCACGCCGGCGGCATGCCATCACCCGGTGATTGCCATGAACGCCACCTACCAGTCCTATCGACCGATCAACTGCGAGTTCCATGACCTGCTGGAAGACCTCGCCACCGCGCGCCGGCTCACCCGCATCGCGTATCTCGATGATGCGGGCACGATGCGGCGCGGCGATGGGGTGATCACCGACGTTTACGCCCGCCAAGGCGAGGAGTTCCTGTCGATGGACTCCGGCGAAACGATCCGCCTGGACCGCCTTGTCGAAGTGCATGGCCAGACGCTGGCATCGTTCGGCGACGCGGACGGCTGCGCGCTGTAATCGCCGCCGCGTTTTCGCATACGCATCCGTACGCGTGACGGGTGCGCGCCAGGCCATCCTGCGATCGCCCGCGACGACGTGAGCGCGGGCACGCCGGCGCTCCGGCCGGCTCGGCTAGACTCGCCTCACGACCACCGCTGGGAGCGATGCATGGCAGCAACGGGTTTGGGACGTCGTGCGCGCGTGCGCGCACTTGGATTGGCCACGCTCGCCGCGTGCATGGCGATGACCGCGCACGCGGCTCCGCCGGATCGCGATGCGATCAAGGCCCAGGTGGCCCAGCGCCATGACACGGCGGTGAAGGCGCTGCAGGAGTGGATCGCGCTGCCGTCCATCGCCGCCGAGGACCGCAACCCCGCACAAGGGGCCGAGTACATGGCCCGGCTTGCGCGCGAAGCCGGCTTCCAGCATGTCGAGGTTGTCGACACCGGCGGCAAGCCGGGCGTGTTCGCCACGCTCGACGCCGGCGCGCCGACCACCGTCGGCGTGTATTACATGTACGACGTGAAGCAGTACGACCCGGCCGAATGGACCTCGCCGCCGCTCGAAGCGCGACTGATCGACAAGCCCGGGCTGGGCAAGGCCGTCGTCGGTCGCGGCGCGACCAACCAGAAGGGGCCCGAGATGGCCTTCCTGACGGCACTGCACGCGATCCGTGATGCGAAGCAGACGATGCCCGTCAACCTCGTGCTCGTGGCCGAGGGCGAGGAGGAGATCGGCTCGCCCAACATCGGCAAGCTGGTCCTGCGTCCCGACATCCAGGCCGCACTGAAGAAAAGCATCGGCGTGTTCATGCCGATGGGGTTGCAGGATCCCGCCGGCGCGGTGACCGTCAACCTCGGCGCCAAGGGCGTGGTCGAACTGGAGCTGGTGGCCGACGGCAAGGCCTGGGGGCGCGGGCCGTCGAAGGATGTGCATTCCTCGCTGAAGGCGATGGTGGACAGTCCGGCCTGGCGGCTAGTGAAGGCGCTGGACACGCTGGTCTCGGAAGACGGCAACACCGTGACGATCGACGGTTTCCCCAAGCCCGCACCGCTGAGCGCGCAAGACCGCGCGATGATCGCCCGCTCGACCGGCGCACGCGATGAGGCTACGGCGCGCAAATCGCTGGGCGTGCCGCACTGGATCGACGATCTGTCGTGGGAGAAGGCGAAC encodes:
- a CDS encoding MarR family transcriptional regulator, giving the protein MKSKADAPDRKLSDFLCFAVYSANLAFGKVYRPVLDELGLTYTQYVTLVALWEEDDLTVSRLGEKLFLESNTLTPILKKLEGMGYVERARDPADERQVRVRVTRNGRRLRERAVIDLGDACGLSTKDFARLQKEIVTLRNSLLDAVDRTE
- a CDS encoding M20/M25/M40 family metallo-hydrolase, with protein sequence MAATGLGRRARVRALGLATLAACMAMTAHAAPPDRDAIKAQVAQRHDTAVKALQEWIALPSIAAEDRNPAQGAEYMARLAREAGFQHVEVVDTGGKPGVFATLDAGAPTTVGVYYMYDVKQYDPAEWTSPPLEARLIDKPGLGKAVVGRGATNQKGPEMAFLTALHAIRDAKQTMPVNLVLVAEGEEEIGSPNIGKLVLRPDIQAALKKSIGVFMPMGLQDPAGAVTVNLGAKGVVELELVADGKAWGRGPSKDVHSSLKAMVDSPAWRLVKALDTLVSEDGNTVTIDGFPKPAPLSAQDRAMIARSTGARDEATARKSLGVPHWIDDLSWEKANERLVSQPTVNIQGLVGGYTGVGGKTVLPHRAVAKIDMRLVPPMTRDGAVAALKAHLAKRGYGDIAVNVSGGYDPTSTDADSRLIQAQVAVLRRNGVEPLMWPRLAGSYPGFVFTQPPLSLPAGHFGLGHGGGAHAPDEFFLIESSNPKVQGFDGAVMSYVDYLYELGSSTGSAAAAK
- a CDS encoding Ohr family peroxiredoxin; protein product: MNAIDKILFTGKTHTTVNPPPSAADHGSVNLELTAVDGQALAFTDVAPHPTAEQLFAGAWSACYITAVGLVAAQKRVSLPADLSVDIEVVLGQSGAAWQLAARFDVRMPGVAQDVAEKIAHAAHQICPYSKAVHGNIDVAVNVTTS
- a CDS encoding alpha/beta fold hydrolase, which codes for MAITPEDEAHGDEERHGPHRPLRSLVRQSFSGLWTLLRKAVWFIAFVLLVLVCVRAYLSTQGPPLRPWQTIVPEEPSADTVAHGDWRAYVRAEDAMYAKLHGKLEKKMEPGDRTPLNRYYDASIVSPLRFERDWNRSFVLEPRGAPRGVAVLLHGLTDSPYSMLSLAELYREHGFVALVPRMPGHGTVPAGLTRQGRKEWYAAVDMAMGEAQRRTAGKLPVHLVGYSNGGALALTHVLRRLERGESAGVQRIVLLSPMIEVNRFARYAGLAGLPALFGRWAKSAWLDLMPEFNAFKYNSFPVRAARESYLVTSDLQATLTQVAAKQRMNQLPPILAFQSVVDDTVSARAVMTRLFEALPSNGSELVLFDVNRSRVIAPILRSAASDWSRDVLQSPRRYAVTIVGATSDSDANVLARSRPANAEAIVAEPIGMRYPADVYSLSHVALPFPQDDPLYGNISSGRGGLQLGAIAVRGERNALMVSQDSLVRLGFNPFHSYMLARIAAKLPKG
- the msrA gene encoding peptide-methionine (S)-S-oxide reductase MsrA; this translates as MTAHTQTALLAGGCFWGMQDLLRRIPGIVATRVGYSGGDVPNATYRNHGTHAEAIEITFDPATISYRRILEFFFQIHDPTTRNRQGNDIGTSYRSAIFYQDDEQKRIALDTIADVDASGLWPGKVVTEVAPAGPFWEAEPEHQDYLERYPEGYTCHFIRPDWTLPQRG